The following are encoded together in the Bacillus cereus group sp. RP43 genome:
- a CDS encoding YgzB family protein, producing the protein MGIKYSNKINKIRTFALSLVFIGLFIAYLGVFFRENIIIMTTFMMVGFLAVIASTVVYFWIGMLSTKTIQIICPSCDKPTKMLGRVDACMHCNQPLTLDRNLEGKEFDEKYNKKSYKS; encoded by the coding sequence ATGGGTATTAAATATTCGAACAAAATTAATAAAATCCGAACCTTTGCATTGAGTTTAGTATTTATCGGCCTCTTCATTGCATACTTAGGTGTCTTTTTTCGCGAAAACATCATTATTATGACAACCTTTATGATGGTTGGTTTTTTAGCTGTCATCGCTAGCACTGTTGTTTACTTTTGGATTGGTATGTTATCTACAAAAACGATACAAATTATTTGTCCAAGCTGCGATAAACCAACAAAAATGCTCGGTCGTGTCGACGCATGTATGCATTGCAATCAACCTTTAACACTTGATCGAAATCTAGAAGGAAAAGAATTTGATGAGAAATATAATAAGAAAAGTTATAAATCATAG
- the perR gene encoding peroxide-responsive transcriptional repressor PerR, with amino-acid sequence MVKEELKEALEMLKNTGVRITPQRHAILEYLVESMTHPTADDIYKALEGKFPNMSVATVYNNLRVFKEVGLVKELTYGDASSRFDYVTSQHYHVICEKCGKIVDFPYGGLEQLEEEAAKTTGFVINSHRLEIYGVCPECHKA; translated from the coding sequence GTGGTCAAAGAAGAATTAAAAGAAGCGCTAGAAATGCTGAAAAATACGGGTGTACGCATTACTCCACAGCGTCATGCTATTTTAGAGTACCTTGTGGAATCTATGACGCACCCAACAGCGGATGACATTTATAAAGCGTTAGAAGGTAAGTTTCCAAATATGAGTGTTGCAACTGTCTATAATAACTTACGTGTGTTTAAAGAAGTTGGACTTGTAAAGGAATTAACTTATGGAGACGCTTCAAGTAGATTTGATTATGTTACAAGTCAACATTATCATGTGATTTGCGAAAAATGTGGTAAGATTGTTGATTTTCCTTATGGAGGATTGGAACAGCTTGAAGAGGAAGCTGCAAAAACGACAGGCTTCGTTATTAATAGTCATCGCTTAGAAATTTATGGCGTTTGTCCAGAGTGTCATAAGGCGTAA
- the bcp gene encoding thioredoxin-dependent thiol peroxidase, translating into MITVGEIAPEFTLEGSTGEQIRLADFRGKNVVLYFYPKDMTPGCTTEACDFRDAYGLFQEKDTVILGVSPDSVNRHMKFIEKHELPFVLLVDEDHKVAELYDVWKLKKNFGKEYMGIERSTFLINKDGELVKEWRKVKVKGHIEDVLSYIK; encoded by the coding sequence ATGATCACAGTAGGAGAAATAGCACCGGAATTCACATTAGAGGGAAGTACCGGAGAACAAATTCGCTTAGCTGACTTCCGAGGTAAAAATGTGGTTTTATACTTTTACCCGAAAGATATGACTCCAGGGTGTACAACTGAAGCATGTGATTTTCGTGATGCATATGGATTATTCCAAGAGAAGGACACGGTCATCCTGGGTGTAAGTCCTGATTCGGTGAACAGACATATGAAATTCATCGAGAAGCATGAGCTTCCATTTGTACTTTTAGTAGATGAAGATCATAAAGTAGCAGAATTGTACGATGTTTGGAAGTTGAAAAAGAACTTTGGAAAAGAGTACATGGGAATCGAGCGTTCTACATTCCTTATCAATAAAGATGGTGAACTTGTAAAAGAATGGCGTAAAGTGAAAGTGAAAGGACATATTGAGGACGTTCTTTCTTATATAAAATAA
- a CDS encoding potassium channel family protein, with protein sequence MLWGFILLIAAIAILRSVQLLWSSYSNSNRFFSLYNLATLFLIYTTVLIAFGLSYVVLEEMGFAVLKEDGDRLSAHSFQLVEICLYFSAVTLLSVGYGDIAPIGIGRWIAIGEALIGYTLPFAFVVRTVMDNEK encoded by the coding sequence ATGTTATGGGGATTTATTCTATTAATTGCAGCAATTGCTATTTTGAGAAGTGTCCAATTACTATGGAGTTCATATTCAAATTCCAATCGTTTCTTTTCGCTGTACAATTTAGCTACGTTGTTTTTAATTTATACAACGGTACTGATTGCGTTTGGATTAAGTTATGTTGTGCTAGAGGAAATGGGTTTTGCAGTTTTGAAAGAAGATGGGGATAGGCTAAGTGCTCATTCCTTTCAACTCGTTGAAATATGTTTATATTTTAGCGCGGTTACTTTATTGTCCGTTGGATATGGTGATATAGCTCCGATTGGAATCGGAAGATGGATTGCAATTGGAGAAGCGCTAATTGGATATACATTACCGTTTGCCTTTGTGGTAAGGACTGTAATGGACAATGAAAAATAA
- a CDS encoding ABC-2 family transporter protein, which produces MIYIKLFLQYASQYIKTKLEYRGDFIVGLLSDLSLQAVNLIFILVVFGHTQALKGWSREEVIFIYGFFLVPFAIFSAFFNIWDFNDRYIIKGEMDRILTRPIHSLFQIILERMELESLIGAVTGIIVMGYAAMELQLSFYWYDFFLFLFMVGGGALVYGGIFVTLASLGFWSDAKSSIMPLMYNIGNYGRYPVDIYNRVIRFILTFVLPFAFVGVYPAAYFLRKTEWNSYAFATPIVGVICFTIAITLWNQGVKRYRGAGN; this is translated from the coding sequence ATGATATATATAAAATTATTTTTGCAATATGCAAGTCAATATATAAAAACAAAATTGGAGTATCGTGGCGATTTTATCGTCGGATTACTTTCAGATTTATCACTACAAGCTGTTAATTTAATTTTCATTCTTGTTGTGTTTGGGCATACGCAAGCACTAAAAGGGTGGAGCCGAGAAGAAGTAATCTTTATTTATGGTTTCTTTTTAGTACCGTTTGCCATTTTTTCAGCTTTCTTTAATATATGGGACTTTAATGATCGTTACATTATTAAAGGAGAAATGGACCGTATATTAACGAGACCGATTCATAGTTTATTTCAAATTATATTAGAAAGAATGGAACTTGAATCTTTAATTGGAGCTGTTACGGGGATTATTGTTATGGGTTATGCAGCAATGGAGCTGCAATTATCTTTTTACTGGTATGATTTCTTCTTATTCCTATTTATGGTAGGAGGAGGGGCACTTGTGTACGGCGGAATATTTGTTACGCTTGCAAGTCTTGGCTTTTGGTCGGATGCGAAAAGTTCTATTATGCCGCTTATGTATAACATAGGGAATTATGGACGCTATCCTGTTGATATTTATAACCGTGTTATTCGCTTTATTTTAACGTTTGTTTTACCGTTTGCATTTGTTGGGGTATATCCAGCAGCATACTTTTTAAGAAAAACAGAGTGGAATAGCTATGCTTTCGCAACGCCAATTGTTGGTGTTATCTGTTTTACTATTGCAATTACCCTCTGGAATCAAGGGGTCAAACGATATCGTGGTGCAGGAAATTAA
- a CDS encoding ABC-2 family transporter protein → MGKYIEMIRIRFLMMLAYRTNYYSGILIYTINIGAYYFLWQAIYSGKENIESLSISQMTTYIAIAWMARAFYFNNIDREIAMEIQEGRVAVELIRPYNYLGMKVMQGLGEGIFRFAFFSIPGMVIVTLLFSLQITTNFQTWLYFFLSLIFSFIINTQINLMTGMLTFFLFNNSGIMYAKRVVIDLFSGLLLPISFYPLWAQKAMVFLPFQAISYIPSMIFSEGIQGSKLYEALLFQVIWAIILIIPIVLMWKTARKRLIVQGG, encoded by the coding sequence ATGGGTAAGTATATTGAAATGATTCGGATTCGCTTTTTAATGATGCTTGCTTATCGTACAAATTATTACAGTGGGATTTTAATTTATACGATTAACATTGGTGCATATTATTTTTTATGGCAAGCAATTTATAGCGGGAAAGAGAATATTGAAAGTTTATCTATTTCACAAATGACTACGTATATTGCGATCGCATGGATGGCACGCGCTTTTTATTTCAATAATATAGATAGAGAAATTGCGATGGAAATTCAAGAAGGACGTGTGGCGGTAGAGCTAATTCGTCCGTACAACTATTTAGGTATGAAAGTTATGCAAGGGCTTGGAGAAGGGATATTTCGTTTTGCTTTCTTTTCGATTCCAGGTATGGTTATTGTTACGTTATTATTTTCATTACAAATTACAACGAATTTTCAAACGTGGTTATATTTCTTCTTATCTTTAATATTTAGTTTTATCATTAATACACAAATAAATTTAATGACAGGAATGCTTACATTCTTCTTATTTAATAATAGTGGAATTATGTATGCGAAACGTGTTGTTATCGATTTATTTTCTGGTTTATTATTACCGATTAGTTTTTATCCGTTATGGGCCCAAAAAGCAATGGTGTTTTTACCGTTTCAAGCAATTAGTTATATTCCGAGTATGATTTTCTCTGAAGGTATACAAGGAAGTAAGTTATATGAAGCTTTATTATTTCAAGTGATTTGGGCAATTATACTTATTATTCCAATTGTACTGATGTGGAAAACGGCGAGAAAACGTCTAATCGTACAAGGGGGATGA
- a CDS encoding ATP-binding cassette domain-containing protein: MKSVIEVQGLRKEFTAYSSRPGLKGAFRDLLNRNYKIVPAVNDVSFTVKQGEMVGYIGENGAGKSTTIKMLTGILTPTSGQITVNGMNPHKQREEFVRTIGVVFGQRSQLWWDIAVQESFRLLKKVYGVSDAQYKEHMEHVIETLDIGPLLDKPVRKLSLGQRMRCELAAALIHNPPLLFLDEPTIGLDVLVKLKIREFLKEMNERYKTTILLTTHDITDIEALCERVIMLDEGNIMYDGSLDNLRTQWGVEKEIHFQFVAPVSYQELSMVMPDSHVVWSKAKEENAWVAKIPNEEVIISMLISKVVQAFQIKDLKINEVSTEEIIRNIYEEGIMHG, from the coding sequence ATGAAATCGGTAATTGAGGTACAAGGGTTACGTAAAGAGTTTACAGCCTATTCAAGTCGTCCGGGCTTAAAGGGTGCATTTCGCGATTTATTAAATCGTAATTATAAAATAGTACCAGCAGTAAATGATGTGTCTTTTACTGTAAAGCAAGGTGAAATGGTTGGTTATATTGGTGAAAATGGTGCTGGTAAATCAACGACGATTAAAATGCTTACAGGGATTTTGACTCCGACATCAGGACAAATTACAGTGAACGGAATGAATCCACACAAACAGAGAGAAGAATTTGTAAGAACAATCGGTGTTGTGTTTGGGCAGCGTTCGCAGCTTTGGTGGGATATCGCTGTACAAGAATCATTTCGTTTATTGAAGAAAGTATACGGTGTATCAGACGCTCAGTATAAGGAACATATGGAACATGTTATTGAAACGTTAGATATCGGTCCTTTATTAGATAAACCAGTACGAAAATTATCTCTTGGTCAAAGAATGCGTTGTGAATTGGCAGCGGCGTTAATTCATAATCCGCCGTTATTATTTTTAGATGAGCCGACAATTGGCCTAGATGTTCTTGTGAAATTGAAAATACGAGAATTCTTAAAAGAGATGAATGAACGTTATAAAACAACAATTTTATTAACGACACATGATATTACTGATATTGAAGCTTTATGTGAACGCGTCATCATGCTTGATGAAGGAAATATTATGTATGACGGATCTTTAGATAATCTTCGTACACAGTGGGGAGTAGAGAAGGAAATACATTTTCAGTTTGTTGCCCCAGTTTCATACCAGGAGTTATCAATGGTTATGCCAGATAGTCATGTCGTTTGGTCAAAGGCGAAAGAAGAAAACGCATGGGTTGCAAAAATACCGAATGAAGAAGTTATCATTTCTATGTTGATTTCTAAAGTAGTACAAGCCTTTCAAATTAAAGATTTGAAAATTAACGAAGTGTCTACAGAGGAAATTATTCGTAACATTTATGAAGAAGGTATTATGCATGGGTAA
- the hemL gene encoding glutamate-1-semialdehyde-2,1-aminomutase, whose product MNFTKSEALHKEALEHIVGGVNSPSRSFKAVGGGSPVAMERGKGAYFWDVDGNKYIDYLAAYGPIITGHAHPHVTEAIKTAAENGVLYGTPTALEVKFAKMLKEAMPALDKVRFVNSGTESVMTTIRVARAYTGRTKIMKFAGCYHGHSDLVLVAAGSGPSTLGIPDSAGVPQSIAQEVITVPFNNVETLKEALDKWGHEVAAILVEPIVGNFGIVEPKPGFLEKVNELVHEAGALVIYDEVITAFRFMYGGAQDLLGVTPDLTALGKVIGGGLPIGAYGGKKEIMEQVAPLGPAYQAGTMAGNPASMASGIACLEVLQQEGVYEKLDALGAMLEKGILDQATKHNIDITVNRLKGALTVYFTTNTIEDYDAAKSTDGEMFGRFFKLMLQEGINLAPSKYEAWFLTTEHTKEDIEYTIEAVGRAFAALADNK is encoded by the coding sequence GTGAATTTCACAAAATCAGAAGCATTACATAAAGAAGCATTAGAACATATCGTTGGTGGTGTTAATAGTCCTTCTCGCTCTTTTAAAGCAGTTGGAGGCGGTTCTCCTGTTGCAATGGAACGCGGGAAAGGTGCTTATTTCTGGGATGTAGATGGAAATAAATATATCGACTATTTAGCAGCATATGGTCCTATTATTACTGGACATGCTCACCCGCACGTAACAGAAGCAATTAAAACAGCGGCTGAAAATGGTGTACTATACGGTACTCCTACAGCACTAGAAGTAAAATTTGCAAAAATGTTAAAAGAAGCAATGCCCGCTTTAGATAAAGTCCGCTTCGTAAACTCGGGTACAGAATCCGTTATGACAACCATTCGTGTTGCTCGTGCTTACACTGGTCGCACAAAAATTATGAAATTCGCTGGTTGTTACCACGGTCATTCCGATTTAGTACTTGTAGCAGCTGGCTCTGGTCCTTCTACTCTTGGAATTCCTGATTCAGCTGGTGTGCCACAAAGTATCGCTCAAGAAGTTATTACTGTTCCATTTAATAATGTAGAAACTTTAAAAGAAGCGTTAGATAAATGGGGACATGAAGTAGCAGCTATCCTTGTAGAACCGATTGTTGGAAACTTCGGTATTGTAGAGCCAAAACCTGGCTTCCTCGAAAAAGTAAACGAACTTGTTCACGAAGCTGGCGCACTAGTAATTTATGATGAAGTTATTACTGCTTTCCGCTTTATGTATGGCGGCGCTCAAGACTTACTTGGCGTAACACCAGATTTAACAGCACTTGGTAAAGTTATCGGCGGCGGTCTTCCAATTGGCGCTTACGGTGGTAAGAAAGAAATTATGGAACAAGTTGCACCGCTCGGCCCTGCATACCAAGCTGGTACAATGGCCGGGAACCCTGCTTCTATGGCATCAGGTATTGCCTGCCTAGAAGTACTTCAACAAGAAGGTGTATACGAGAAATTAGATGCACTTGGCGCAATGCTTGAAAAAGGAATTTTAGATCAAGCTACAAAACATAACATCGATATTACAGTAAACCGTCTAAAGGGTGCATTAACTGTATACTTCACGACAAATACAATTGAAGATTACGATGCAGCCAAAAGTACAGATGGTGAAATGTTCGGTAGATTCTTCAAGCTGATGCTTCAAGAAGGTATTAATTTAGCACCTTCTAAATATGAAGCATGGTTCTTAACGACAGAACATACAAAAGAAGATATTGAATATACAATTGAAGCTGTTGGCAGAGCATTTGCTGCTTTAGCAGACAATAAATAA
- a CDS encoding glutamate synthase-related protein gives MLNKKNKWTPSLFRNYKNAEHDACGIVSVMEKRRIPTKENIDLCIQSLVKMNHRAGFINGEGDGIGIHIDMPKALWNEKLKSSGYNPTIVDHPHFIVGHFFLNKKENIAELKDYIRTQLNNENFTIVLENDDVINSDALGPLGKQEEPVFWQIALIAESEVKNIEQTLFSVTIKIEENEAIHVSSLSHEHVVYKVLGAGDTLVAYYNDLQHPLIASTMTLGHNRYSTNTLSNFFRVQPFSILGHNGEINTIAKLRDQAEMINVPLTAGGSDSQDLNRTLETLLVQYNYSLFEAMDILFPPIINEIKLYETNLQNLYTYIREAWGHFAQGPAGIISRYKDEAVFSVDSLGLRPVWKVETESSYIFSSEPGVVSPTEYVAEPKPLAPGEKVGLQWNEQDELVLYEYDNYQIEVYNRFKKRIDVSNYHLNLSIPETKETEGLCDSVQVETRQYVAFGWDREHIQLLEQMATKGVEPIRSLGHDSPLSALDTDRRNIADFIKESVAVVTNPAIDRDREVEHFSTRTVLGERPSLLDNSKQPFVIEMLSPIILEGNLAQSIAADLHTITYEQLIQLFITHSSASTISVTFSPSETLQSALNRISSEAIAAVKNGASLLLLDDANSHQNELLWIDPHLVTAKVHQALTENKLRRKCSLVIRSGALRSLHDIVTLYGLGADGINPYLLFATVNDGTKAPITNLYTALNKGLEKVISTIGIHELRGYGRLFSSIGLHEEIANILQITNFFGSNDLAFSLDSLTEDAKIRADDYNNPKVRMRKSFHIFPRIWKAIGDVAKGNPYDDYRDKLSELEENTPIAIRHLVQTKQAQHVVPTEEVSIRIHNHDLPFIISSMSFGSQNEIAFRAYAEAADQLNMISLNGEGGEIKDMIGKYPHTRGQQVASGRFGVNAELLNSSNLIEIKIGQGAKPGEGGHLPGSKVTAKIAEARNATIGSDLISPSNNHDIYSIEDLAQMITEIKTANHLAKVAVKVPVVPNIGTIAVGIAKAGADFINISGFDGGTGAARIHALQHVGLPVEIGVKAAHNALLEANMRHKVEIWADGGIRSVNDALKIMLLGANRIGFGTLSMIAIGCTTCRGCHLDTCHVGIATQIESEAQAKEHGLRRFVPRELESAVTGLLSLFTTFGTELKRLTGQLGYTNLQDIIGRSDLLEQTRGKDLLDLRNLIQTIEDSSVKITASVQEKQFEITNSLHSKELVSVGVEQRVMGGLESCYRIRSKLYENTHLEPLTLKYTNGSVPGNGLGAYNSENLFIHVNGGAQDGIGKTSFGGGIYITKAKGKDGTYYNGSVGKGFGYGAQKGALYVQGNADARAGIRLSGADMIIGGRITKPLREQEQGNIGVYSNIKGFAFEYMTNGRALVLGDPGPWICAGMTGGVVYLRHEPNLGLTEHALRRRIAKGANVTLQSISKNGLQDVNELLLDYIRVLNEHEQYEEVALLTPLLDNIQLHFYEIIPKKEQTDPSISTE, from the coding sequence ATGCTCAATAAAAAAAATAAATGGACACCGTCTTTATTTCGGAATTATAAAAATGCAGAACATGATGCGTGTGGAATCGTTTCCGTTATGGAAAAACGAAGAATTCCTACAAAAGAAAATATCGACCTTTGTATACAATCACTTGTCAAAATGAATCATAGAGCTGGTTTCATTAATGGCGAAGGAGATGGTATCGGCATTCATATCGACATGCCAAAAGCACTTTGGAATGAAAAACTGAAAAGTAGCGGATATAATCCAACGATTGTGGATCATCCCCACTTTATCGTTGGACATTTTTTTCTAAACAAAAAGGAAAACATCGCTGAGTTAAAAGATTACATTCGTACGCAACTAAACAATGAAAACTTTACAATTGTTCTCGAAAATGATGATGTAATAAACTCAGATGCACTCGGTCCTCTTGGTAAACAAGAAGAACCTGTATTTTGGCAAATTGCCCTTATCGCCGAAAGTGAAGTTAAAAATATTGAACAAACATTATTTTCTGTAACAATAAAAATCGAAGAAAATGAAGCAATTCATGTTTCCTCATTAAGTCATGAACATGTTGTATATAAAGTTCTCGGCGCTGGTGATACACTCGTTGCTTATTACAATGATTTACAACACCCACTTATCGCTTCAACTATGACACTAGGACATAATCGCTATTCTACTAATACGTTATCTAACTTTTTTCGTGTACAACCATTTAGTATTCTCGGGCATAATGGTGAAATTAACACGATTGCAAAATTACGCGATCAAGCTGAAATGATTAATGTACCACTTACTGCCGGGGGCAGTGATTCCCAAGATTTAAACCGCACCTTAGAAACCCTTCTCGTTCAGTATAACTACAGTTTATTTGAAGCAATGGATATATTATTTCCACCAATTATTAATGAAATAAAACTTTACGAAACAAACTTACAAAACTTATACACTTATATACGTGAGGCTTGGGGGCATTTCGCACAAGGTCCAGCTGGCATCATTTCACGTTATAAAGATGAAGCTGTTTTCAGTGTCGATTCCCTTGGATTACGCCCAGTTTGGAAAGTAGAGACAGAGAGCTCCTATATTTTCTCTTCTGAACCTGGAGTTGTATCACCAACTGAATATGTAGCAGAGCCGAAACCACTCGCTCCTGGAGAAAAAGTTGGATTACAATGGAATGAACAAGATGAGCTCGTTCTCTATGAATACGACAATTATCAAATTGAAGTCTATAACCGTTTTAAGAAACGAATCGATGTTAGTAATTATCATTTAAACTTATCTATCCCTGAAACGAAAGAAACTGAGGGATTATGTGATTCTGTTCAAGTTGAAACAAGGCAATACGTTGCTTTCGGCTGGGATCGAGAACATATTCAGCTCCTTGAACAGATGGCAACAAAAGGCGTCGAACCAATTCGGTCACTTGGGCATGACTCACCACTTTCCGCACTTGATACAGATAGACGAAATATTGCTGATTTCATTAAGGAAAGTGTAGCCGTTGTTACAAATCCAGCAATCGATCGTGATCGAGAAGTCGAACACTTCTCCACACGTACTGTACTCGGAGAGCGTCCGAGTTTATTAGATAACTCTAAACAACCATTTGTAATCGAGATGCTTTCACCCATTATTTTAGAAGGAAATTTAGCTCAATCTATCGCGGCAGACTTACACACGATTACGTACGAACAACTTATACAGCTATTCATTACTCATAGCTCTGCCTCTACAATTTCAGTTACATTTAGTCCATCAGAAACTTTACAAAGCGCATTAAATCGAATTAGTTCCGAAGCGATAGCAGCCGTTAAAAATGGAGCTTCCCTACTATTATTAGATGACGCTAACTCTCATCAAAATGAACTATTATGGATTGATCCACATTTAGTTACCGCTAAAGTACATCAAGCATTAACTGAAAATAAATTACGCCGAAAATGCTCTCTCGTTATACGTTCCGGTGCCCTTCGCTCCTTACACGATATTGTCACGCTATATGGATTAGGGGCAGATGGTATTAATCCATATTTATTGTTCGCAACTGTAAATGATGGCACAAAAGCACCAATTACTAATTTGTATACCGCACTTAATAAAGGACTAGAGAAAGTAATTTCAACGATTGGAATTCATGAATTACGCGGTTACGGTCGCCTCTTCTCCTCTATTGGATTACATGAGGAAATCGCAAATATATTACAAATTACAAACTTCTTCGGTTCAAATGATTTAGCTTTTTCACTTGACTCACTTACTGAAGATGCAAAAATTCGAGCTGATGATTATAACAATCCAAAAGTTAGAATGAGAAAATCATTTCATATATTCCCGCGAATTTGGAAAGCGATTGGTGATGTTGCAAAAGGAAACCCTTATGATGATTACCGCGACAAGTTAAGTGAATTAGAAGAAAACACTCCCATCGCAATCAGGCACCTTGTTCAAACAAAACAAGCACAGCATGTAGTTCCAACTGAAGAAGTGTCCATCCGCATTCACAATCATGATTTACCATTTATTATTAGTTCTATGTCATTTGGTTCTCAAAATGAAATTGCCTTTCGCGCATATGCAGAAGCTGCCGATCAGCTAAATATGATTAGTTTGAACGGTGAAGGCGGCGAAATTAAAGATATGATTGGTAAGTACCCACATACACGTGGACAACAAGTTGCATCTGGTCGATTTGGAGTAAACGCTGAACTACTAAATTCATCAAATTTAATTGAAATTAAAATCGGTCAAGGAGCAAAACCTGGTGAAGGTGGACATTTGCCAGGTTCAAAAGTAACTGCCAAAATTGCTGAAGCACGTAATGCTACAATTGGTTCGGATTTAATTTCACCTTCTAACAACCATGATATTTATTCAATTGAAGACCTGGCTCAAATGATTACAGAAATTAAAACGGCTAATCATCTTGCAAAAGTAGCTGTAAAAGTTCCTGTCGTCCCTAACATCGGAACAATTGCTGTCGGTATCGCAAAAGCTGGCGCTGACTTTATTAACATTAGTGGATTTGATGGTGGAACAGGCGCTGCGCGTATTCACGCATTGCAACATGTAGGTCTTCCTGTAGAAATCGGTGTTAAAGCTGCTCACAATGCGTTACTAGAAGCAAATATGAGACATAAAGTAGAAATTTGGGCAGATGGTGGTATTCGAAGTGTAAATGACGCCTTAAAGATCATGCTCCTTGGAGCAAACCGGATTGGATTTGGCACATTATCAATGATTGCAATTGGCTGTACAACTTGCCGTGGTTGTCATCTCGATACGTGCCACGTCGGAATTGCAACACAAATTGAATCTGAAGCTCAAGCGAAAGAACATGGACTCCGCCGTTTCGTTCCACGTGAATTAGAAAGCGCAGTTACAGGGCTATTAAGCCTATTCACTACTTTCGGTACAGAATTGAAACGTTTAACAGGTCAGCTCGGCTACACGAACTTACAAGATATTATCGGACGATCGGATTTATTAGAACAAACTCGAGGCAAGGACTTATTAGACTTACGTAATTTAATACAAACGATAGAAGACTCATCCGTGAAAATAACGGCATCTGTACAAGAAAAACAATTTGAAATAACAAATTCTCTCCATTCAAAAGAATTAGTAAGCGTCGGCGTAGAGCAACGCGTAATGGGCGGTCTAGAATCCTGTTATCGTATTCGTAGCAAATTATATGAAAACACTCATCTTGAACCACTTACATTAAAGTATACAAACGGATCTGTTCCCGGAAACGGATTAGGCGCGTACAATAGCGAGAACTTATTTATACACGTAAATGGCGGCGCACAAGACGGAATTGGAAAAACTTCATTTGGCGGTGGCATTTATATAACGAAAGCAAAAGGAAAAGATGGAACATATTATAACGGCTCTGTCGGAAAAGGATTTGGATACGGTGCTCAAAAAGGTGCATTATACGTGCAAGGTAACGCTGATGCTCGTGCTGGCATTCGCCTTTCTGGAGCAGATATGATAATTGGAGGCAGAATTACAAAACCACTCCGCGAACAAGAACAAGGAAATATCGGAGTATATTCTAATATAAAAGGATTTGCTTTTGAATATATGACAAATGGTCGCGCTCTTGTTTTAGGAGATCCTGGTCCATGGATTTGTGCCGGCATGACTGGTGGTGTTGTTTATTTACGTCATGAGCCAAACTTAGGTTTAACAGAACACGCTTTAAGAAGAAGAATTGCTAAAGGTGCAAATGTAACATTGCAGTCAATTAGTAAAAATGGTTTGCAAGATGTGAATGAATTATTATTAGACTACATTCGTGTATTAAATGAGCATGAACAATATGAAGAAGTCGCTTTGTTAACACCATTATTAGATAATATCCAACTTCACTTCTATGAAATTATCCCGAAAAAAGAACAGACGGATCCATCGATTTCAACTGAATGA